ACGGGGAAGATCCCGAACCCGAAGATCACCCCGAGGCTGACCACGGCGGCGGCGCCCGTCGCCGCCAGGGCGATGGGTAGGAGGCCGGGCACCTCGGGGGCACGGCGGGTGACGACCACCGACGCGAAGCCGACCATGAACACCACCCAGGCCCAGGACAGCCACAGCGGGGCGTCGGGGTCGATGATGACCGTGAGGGCCACGCCGACGGCGAGGAGCTGCACGATGGCGCGCAGGCAGGCCCAGAGGATCGAGCGCTCGAGGCCGTAGCCCCGCCACCAGGACAGGCCGACGGCCACCGCCACCAGCAGCAGCGAAGCGGCCAGGCCCGCCCACGTGACGTCGCCGGCCGGGTCCGACGAGGACGCGGCGAGGACCGTCGCGAGCGACGTCACGTCGGGTCACCGCCCTCGACCACGCGACCCTGCTCGACCCGGAGGCGGCGGTCGGCGATGCGGTCCACCTGGTGCAGGTCGTGGGTGACCCACAGGACGGGGATGCCGGCGTCGGCGAGGTCCCGCCCGAGACGTTCGAGCACGTGGGTGCTGTCGGCGTCGAGGGCCGAGGTGGGCTCGTCCATGAGCAGCACCTCGGGCTCGGTCACCAGGGTGCGGGCCAGGCAGGCCCGCTGAGCCTCGCCGCCGGACAGGTCGTCGGCCGTGCGGGTCAGGAAAGAGCGGTCGAGCCCCGCCCGGTGCAGAGCGTCGGCGGCGGCGTCCTCACCGATCGCCGGCTCAGCCACCGCCAAGTTGTCGGCCACCGTCCCGGGGAACAGCGTGGGGCGCTGGAACACCATGCCCACCCTCCGGCGCAGCGCCAGCGGGTCGAGGGCGGCCAGGTCGTCGCCCCGGAACCGGACGGTGCCCTCGGTGGGCACCTCCAACCGGTTGCAGAGGCGCAGCAGGGTGGACTTCCCCGACCCCGACGGGCCCACGATGGCGGTCAGTCCGTCGTCGGGGAGGCGGGCATCGACGCCGTCGAGCACGGTGGCGCCGTCGACGACGAGACGGACGCCCTCGAAGGCGAAGAGGTCGACTTCGGGCGGCACCACCCCAAACCGTACGCTGGCCCCATGGACGATCAGGACCAGGAAGGCGCCGATCAGGCCAAGGCGCGGCTCGACGAGTGGCGGGCGGCCGCCAGCAAGGACCTCAAGGGCGCCGACCCCGACACGCTGACGTGGCACACCCCTGAGGGCATCGACATCGCCCCCCTCTACACGGAGGCCGACCTCGAGGGCGTCGAGGGCCTGGGCACCCTGCCCGGCGCCCACCCTTACGTGCGCGGCGTGCGGGCCACCATGTACGCCAACCGGCCCTGGACCATCCGCCAGTACGCCGGCTTCTCCACCGCCGAGGAGTCCAACGCCTTCTACCGGCGCAACCTCGCCGCCGGCCAGAAGGGCCTGTCGGTGGCGTTCGACCTCGCCACCCACCGCGGCTACGACAGCGACCACCCGCGGGTGGAGGGCGACGTGGGCATGGCCGGTGTGGCCATCGACTCGGTCGAGGACATGCAGATCCTCTTCGACTCGATCCCCCTCGACCAGATGTCCGTCTCGATGACCATGAACGGCGCCGTGCTGCCCGTCCTGGCCTGTTTCATCGCCGCCGGCGAGGAGCAGGGGGTGGCCACCGAGCAGCTGGCCGGAACCATCCAGAACGACATCCTCAAGGAGTTCATGGTCCGCAACACCTACATCTACCCGCCCGAGCCGAGCATGCGGATCGTGGCCGACATCATCGGCTACACGGCCGAGCACATGCCGAAGTGGAACTCCATCTCGATCTCCGGGTACCACATGCAGGAGGCCGGGGCCACGGCCGAGCAGGAGCTGGCCTTCACCATCGCCGACGGCCTCGAGTACGTGCGGGCCGCCCTCGCCGCCGGGCTCGACATCGACGCCTTCGCCCCCCGCCTGTCGTTCTTCTTCGCCATCGGCATGAACTTCTTCATGGAGGTGGCCAAGCTGCGGGCCGCCCGCATCCTGTGGGCCGAGCGCATGCAGCAGTTCGGCCCCAAGGACCCCCGCTCGGTGATGCTGCGCACCCACTGCCAGACCTCGGGCGTGTCCCTCACCGAGCAGGACCCGTACAACAACGTCATCCGCACCGCCTACGAGGCCATGGCCGCCGTCCTGGGCGGCACCCAGAGCCTCCACACCAACGCCTTCGACGAGGCACTGGGCCTGCCCACCGACGCCTCGGCCCGCATCGCCCGTAACACCCAGCTCATCCTCGCCGAGGAGACCGGCGTCACCCACGTGGTCGACCCCCTGGGCGGCAGCTACTACGTCGAAGCCCTCACCAACGCCCTGGTCGAGAAGGCCGGCGCCCTCATCGACGAGGTCGAGGAGCTCGGCGGCATGACCAAGGCGGTGGCCTCGGGCATGCCGAAGCTCGCCATCGAGGAGAGCGCCGCCCGCCGCCAGGCGCGGGTCGACCGCGGCGACGAGGTGGTCGTGGGCGTCAACAAGTACGTCGCCGAGCACCCCGAGCAGGTCGACGTGCTCGACATCGACAACACCAAGGTCCGCGAGAGCCAGGTCGCCCGCCTCGAGCGGCTCCGCGCCGAGCGTGACGACGAGGCCTGCCGTGCCGCGCTCGCCGCCCTCACCGAGGGGGCCCGCGGCGACGCCAACCTCCTCGCCCTCTGTGTCGACGCCGCCCGGGCCCGGGCCACGGTCGGCGAGATGTCGGCGGCCATGGAAGAGGTGTTCGGCCGCCACCAGGCCGAGGTCCGTACCATCTCCGGGGTGTACGGCGGCGCCTACGAAGGGGACGAGGGCTTCGCCCAGATCCGCGCCGAGATCGACGCCTTTGCCGAGGAGGAGGGCCGCCGACCTCGCATCCTCGTGGTGAAGATGGGCCAGGACGGCCACGACCGGGGCGCCAAGGTGATCGCGACCGCGTTCGCCGACCTGGGCTTCGACGTCGACGTCGGCCCGCTCTTCCAGACCCCGGCCGAGGTGGCCCGTGATGCCGTCGAGAACGACGTCCACGTCGTAGGCGTCTCGAGCCAGGCCGCCGGGCACAAGACCCTCGTGCCCCAGCTGGTGCAGGCCCTCGCCGACGCCGGCGGCGCCGACATCAAGGTCGTGTGCGGCGGCGTGATCCCCCCGCAGGACTACGAGGCCCTCGAGGCCGCCGGCGTGGCCGCCATCTTCGGCCCTGGGACCAACATCCCCAAGGCTGCGGCCAAGGTCCTCGCGCTGCTCTGAGTGGCTGAGCGCACGATGACCCAAGGCGTCGACGAGCTCGCCGCGGGCATCCGCTCGGGGGATCGGCGCGCACTGGCGCGTGCCATCACCCTCGTCGAGTCGTCTCGCCCGGACGACCAGGAGCGCGCCGCCGCGCTCCTCGATGAGTTGGTGGCCGACGCCGGCGGCGCCCTGCGGGTCGGCATCACCGGCAGCCCCGGTGTGGGCAAGTCCACCTTCATCGAGGCGTATGGTCTGCACCTCGTGGAGACAGGCCACAAGGTGGCTGTCCTCGCCGTCGACCCGTCGAGCCAGCGCACGGGCGGCTCCATCCTGGGCGACAAGACCCGCATGCCCGGTCTCGCCTCCAGCCCGGACGCCTTCATCCGCCCCTCCCCGTCGGGGGCCACCCTCGGTGGTGTGGCCCGGCGCACCCGCGAGGCCGTCACCCTCTGCGAGGCCTTCGGCTTCGACGTCGTGATCATCGAGACCGTCGGCGCCGGCCAGTCCGAGGGCACGGTGGCCGACCTCGTCGACGTGTTCGTGCTCCTCGTCGGGCCCGGAGGCGGCGACGACCTCCAGGGCATCAAGCGCGGGATCATGGAGCTGGCCGACGTCCTCGTGGTGACGAAGGCCGACGGCGACCTCGCCGCCACTGCCCGCCACACCGCAGGGGACTACCGCCACGCCCTCGAGCTGTTGCGCCCGAAGGAAGGCGCTGGGGCCGCCCCCGTGCTGGCCTGCTCGTCGCTGGCCGGCGAGGGCATCGCCGAGGTCGCGGACACCGTGGCCGGTCTGCGCGCGGACTGGGCCGCGTCGGGCCGCCTGACCGAGCTGCGCGCGGGCCAGGCCGCCGCGTGGATGTGGAACGACGTGCAGGCCCGCCTCAGCGAGGCGGTGCACTCCCACCCCGCCGTGGTGAGGCTGGCGCCCGAGCTCGAGGCCCAGGTGACAGCCGGCACCCTCTCCCCCACGACCGCGGCGCGACGCCTCCTCGACGCCTTCCGGCCCGACGCCCCCTCCTAGCGCCCTGGCACGCGCTCAGCGCACGTGCACCAGCGCCCTCGCCGTGTCCACTGTCCCCGGCGAGCCGGAGATCGTGGCCCGCAGCGTCACCGGCCGGTCGGCCCCCGACGCCGCCGTCGGCGGCACCGCCATCTCGAGGCGGATCGTCGACGAGGCGCCAACGACGAGTCGGGCCGTCCGGTATGTGCCGCTCAGCACCTCGTCGGTGATGTCGCGGTCGGAGCGGCCCGCGTAGAAGCGCACCGCTCGCCGACCCGGCTCAACCCGGTCGATCGTGAACCGGTCGGCGCGGTGGCCGTCGTTCTGCACGGAGAAGAAGAATTCTGCCGCGCCTCCGGCCGGCCGCTCGACGACCACCGCCTGGTCGGCGGCGGCCCCGCCGTAGACGTCGTCACCGATCCGTGGTCCGCCATGGCGACGGACCTTGAGATCGGGCTGGCGTCGGATGTGGACCGTCACCTCGACGGGATCGGAGCTGACCGACGGGGTCTGGTCCGACCGGGCGGAGGCGACGGTGGTGTAAGTGCCGACGTCGTCGGGCGTCGTCGTGTATGCGCAAGAGACCACCTGGGCGGCGCCGACCGCGAGCGACGGGACGGTCGTCGCGCACGCTGGTGCGCTGGGGTCGTCGACGACGACGTTCGTCACGGGCACGTTGCCCGTGTTCGTCACCGTGACGTACAGGTCGATCACGTCACCGCTGGAGACCTCGTCCTGATCCGCCGACGCGGTCACCGCCAACGCCGGTGCGGCCACGACCGACACACCGACGGCGTTCGAGGCGGCGGGCGGCAGCTCCTCGGTGGCCAACGTGGCCACGTTGGTGTAGGTGCCGACGTCGTCGGGTGTCGTCGTGTAGCTGCACTCGACCGCCGTCTCGGCACCGGCGGCGAGGTCGGGCACCGGGCCGGCGCAGTCCAGGGCCGCGGGATCGGCGATCACCATCCCGGTCAGGGGCACGTCCCCGGTGTTCGCGATCGTGAGCGTGTACTCGATGACCGCACCGGCCAGCACCGAGGTCTGCACGGCGGCCTTGGTGAACTGCACCGCGGGGTTGCCGCTCACCGGGGTCCGCACGAGGAACACGTCGGTCGTGGCGTTGGTGTCGTCGGGCACGAGGTTGGTCGCGTCCGAGGTGAAGGCGACGGCGCGGCCGTCCGCCGACATCACGGGCGACTCCGAGACCCCGTTGCCCTCCACGCCGGCCGCGTCGGTGCTGATCCGCCGGGTCGCGCCCGTGGCCAGGTTGCGCACGAAGACGTCGAACGCGGCGTTCGTGTCGTCCACGACGAGGTTCGACGCCGCCGATCGGAAGGCGACGTGACGACCGTCCGCGGAGATGGCCGGATAGCCGGAGTGGCCGTTGCCTTGACCGCCCGCACCGTTGACGGACACACGCGTGGTCTCCTGGGCGACCAGGTCCCGGACGAAGACGTCCCCCGTCCCGTTGGTGTCGTCCGTCACGAGGTTGGACGACTCCGATTCGAACACCACGTAGCGCCCGTCGGCGGAGACCTGCGCGTTGGAGGACCGGCCGTTGCCGAACGCCGTCGCCGATCGGTTCAGCGGGAGGTTCGTGTGGGCGACGAGGTCGATGAGGTAGGCGTCGACCCGGCCGTTCGTGTCGTCCGACCTGAGCTTCGAGTCGGTATACAGGGCAAGGGTCCGTCCGTCATCGGCGATGGAGGTCACCGCCTCGTAGTTGACGCTGTGGCTCACCCCGGAGGGACGAACCTTGACCAGAGACGTGGTCCGGGCCACCCGGTCACGGACGTAGAAGTCCTTCTTGGTGTCCGTGTCCTCTGGCGACCAGGTGGAGGCGTACGAGCCGAACGCGACGAACCGGCCGTTGGCGGAGATCACCGGGTGGTTGGAGTCTGCCGCCGCCTCGACGCCCGTGCTGCTGACGCTCACCCGCTCGGTGGTCTGCAACTGGCGGTCGCGGACGAACACGTCGAGCCTCCCGTTGGTGTCGCCAGGGACGATGTTCGACGCTCGTGACGTGAACACCACGAAGCGGCCATCGGCGGAGATGCCGACGTCGAAGTCCGTCACGTCATTCGCGGGCCCGCCGTCGTGGGTGACGTTGATCCGTTCGGTCGTCCCCTGCATCGTGTCCCGCACGTAGACGCCGCGCGGCTGGCCCACCGGCGGCGGCTCGAGGTCCAGCGCGCCGGAGGTGAACGCCACGTATCGTCCGTCCGCCGACATCGCCGGCGTGTCGCGGGACTCCCCACCCGCCTGCGCCTCGGCGTCGCTGACGCTCACCCGCTCGATCGTCGGCGGGCCGGCGGCCGTCGCCTTTCCAGCCTCCACGAGCGAGACGGCCACGAGACCGAGCAGGAGGACGAACGCCCCTCGCTTGCCCTTCACGAGCACTCCCTCCGCCGGCTGTCTCCTTTCGATCCTACCGAGCACACCGCTCCGGGATCAGGCCAGAGGGACGCGCAGGAAGGTGGGGGCGTCGCCGCCGCCGCCGCCCACGAGGAGCAGCTCCACCTCGTTGTCGCCCTCCTGGAACTGCTGGAAGTCGAGCAGGGCGCTGAAGGTCCAGTGGTCGCCTTCGGGCTCGAAGTCGCCGGCGACCCCGGCCACGGTGCCGTTCAACACGACGAGGGCGCTCTCGTACGGCTCGGCGCCGGCGCCCAACGCCAGGGTGCCGTTGATCACCAGCGGGACCGAGCCGCCCTCGGCGGCGAGGCCCTGGAAGCGCTCGGGGTGCTCGAGGCGCCAGCGGGCATCGGGGTCGACCAAGTCCACCGCCGAGACCGTCAGCTCGCTCACCGGGCGCCCGACGTACTCGCCGAGGCGACCGACCGCCGCCACGCCGCGCCAGCCGGGCTCGGGGAACCGCTCGTGGTTGCGCTCGACCACCGCGAAGAGGCCGTCCAGCGAGCTCGACACGTCGTCGGGCCCGGACGCGTAGAACACGGGCTTGTCCGCCGGCGGCGGCTCGTCGCCGAAGAGGGAGCGGCCGTCGAACTCCCAGTCGGTGTCGATGCCGAGGACGTCGACGAGGGTCGGGAGCAGGTCGGTGTTCAAGACGTTGGTGTCGTCGACCTCGCCCTCGCGCTCGCCGGGCACCCGCACGAAGACCGGGATGCGGTAGATCTCGTCGACGATCTCGTCCGTGGGCGTGCGCTTGGGCTGGCCGGCGGTGAAGGAGATGCCGTGGTCGGCGGTGACCACCACCACGGCGTCGTCCCAGATCCCCTGCTCCTCGAGCCGGTCGATGAGCCCCCCGAGGAGGGTGTCGGCGTAGCCCACCTGGAGCAGGTGGCGCTGCTGGGCCTGGCGGATCAGGAACTCGTCGTTCCCCCAGTCGCCGTCGACCGACCCGGGAGGGCCGCCTTTGCCCCGGTAGGTCCGGCCGTCGGGCGTGGTGAGCCAGTTGAAGTGTGGGAACAGGCCGTCGTGCACGAAGTAGAGGCGGGACTCCGTCTCGGGGCCCACCCGCTCGCTCATGCGCCGGAGCAGCTCGCCGGTGCCGTGGGGCTGTGTGGCGGACATCTGCTGGTTGCGGGCCGTCATGAAGTCGTTGATGCCCGGTCGGGTGGTCGCGGTCGTGGCCGGTGGTGTGGTGGTGGCGGTGGGCCCACCGCCGTCGATGTCGTCCGGGTCCCCCGCGTCCTCGATGAACCCGCCCCAGGACTGGTCCACCCCGGGCAGGCCCTCTCGCAGGCTCGGGGGCAGCGTGGCGTGGCCGTACACGACGGAGGCGTCCTCGAGCGCCCGACCGAGGCCGGGCAGCCACCCCTCGGCCGATGCCTCCTCCACCCGCACGCACACCGTCGTCGGGCACAGCTGGGTGATCGTCTCGGTGACGTCCATGTCGTAGCTGCCGCCGAGCAGGGTGAACAGGTTGCGGGGGTAGTCGATCGACGTCGGGAGGGCTCCCGGCGCCGGCTCGAGGCCGCTCTCGATGGTCGGCACGCTGCCGGGCGTGTTGGGCGAGAGCGACGTGGCATTGCGGAACCACGTGGACTGGTCGGCGAGGCGGGCGAAGTTCGGGAACCGGGTGGCGTCGATCTGACCGTCCTCGCCCATCAACGAGGCGACCGGCAACTCGTCGAAGACCACCATCACGACCGGACGGGGGTCCTCGACCGCCACGCCGGTGGCCGCTTGCGCCTCGTCCTCCCACAGGAGGCGCGAGGTGCCCGAGGTGAGGAGGAAGAGCCCGAGGAACAGCACCGGCGCGAGGGCCAGGTACCGCAGCCCAAGGCGCATCGCCTTGCTGCGCTGCTCGGCCAGGAGGATGGCGCCCCCGATGGCGAGCGACACGCCCACCACGGGCAGGTTGGAGGAGAAGTCGAACTGGCGGGCGACGGTGGCGCCGAAGGCGGTGCCGAGCACGCCGATGAGCACGGCGTGGACGACGGCGCCGACCCGGGGGCCGATGGCGTGGGCCACGAGCTCCAGGAGCACACCAAGCAGCGGGATGGCGAAGGCGATCGCCAGGCCGAACGCCACCACCTGGCCCCGGGTGGCCTCGGCGGCGACGAAGAACTCGGGGTTCTTCCCGAACAGGTCGAGCAGCGGCTGGGCGACGGCCAGGCCGGAGAGGGCCAGCAGGGAGAGGGCGTCGTAGCCCAGCACCCGCCGCAGCTCGAGGCGGGCGGCGACGCGCCGCGTCCAGGGCACGCCGGCGCCCGCGCGTTCGGCCGGCACGCGATCGGCCACGTGGGCCGTCCCGGGTGCGGCCATGTCCGCCATCACGAAAGTGTTGCAGTCTCGAACTGCCGGGAGCCGGATCTCGTCGGCAAAAGCAGGACCACGTCATTGGCGCCGCGCTGCAGGATCTCCTCGGAGATGAGCGCATTGAAGGCGATGCGGCCGTCGTCGCCCTCGTGGAAGTCCCCGGCCACGCCGGCGACCCGGCCGTTGACGACGACGACGCCGCCGTCGGGAACGGCACCGCCGTCGGCCTCGAGTGAGCTGGCCAACAGCATGGGAGCGAGTCCGTCGGCGTCGGGCTGCCAGTCGGCGAGGCGCTCCTGCTGGTCGTTCGTCCAGGTCCGCCCGCTGCCGCCCCGCACGTCGAGGTCCTCGACGTCCTCGCCCACGAGGTCGGCGTACTCCCCTTGGCCGAACACACCGAGCCAGTCGTCACCGTTGGGGAGGTACTCGTGGTCGCGCTCGACCACCTCCATCACCCCGTCGAAGTCGACCGGCACCTCGTCGGGGCCGACGTCCCAGTAGGTCGGCTTCGAGTCCCGGTCGGGCCCGTCGCCGAGCAGCGACTGA
This is a stretch of genomic DNA from Acidimicrobiales bacterium. It encodes these proteins:
- a CDS encoding phosphate ABC transporter ATP-binding protein, which gives rise to MPPEVDLFAFEGVRLVVDGATVLDGVDARLPDDGLTAIVGPSGSGKSTLLRLCNRLEVPTEGTVRFRGDDLAALDPLALRRRVGMVFQRPTLFPGTVADNLAVAEPAIGEDAAADALHRAGLDRSFLTRTADDLSGGEAQRACLARTLVTEPEVLLMDEPTSALDADSTHVLERLGRDLADAGIPVLWVTHDLHQVDRIADRRLRVEQGRVVEGGDPT
- the scpA gene encoding methylmalonyl-CoA mutase, translating into MDDQDQEGADQAKARLDEWRAAASKDLKGADPDTLTWHTPEGIDIAPLYTEADLEGVEGLGTLPGAHPYVRGVRATMYANRPWTIRQYAGFSTAEESNAFYRRNLAAGQKGLSVAFDLATHRGYDSDHPRVEGDVGMAGVAIDSVEDMQILFDSIPLDQMSVSMTMNGAVLPVLACFIAAGEEQGVATEQLAGTIQNDILKEFMVRNTYIYPPEPSMRIVADIIGYTAEHMPKWNSISISGYHMQEAGATAEQELAFTIADGLEYVRAALAAGLDIDAFAPRLSFFFAIGMNFFMEVAKLRAARILWAERMQQFGPKDPRSVMLRTHCQTSGVSLTEQDPYNNVIRTAYEAMAAVLGGTQSLHTNAFDEALGLPTDASARIARNTQLILAEETGVTHVVDPLGGSYYVEALTNALVEKAGALIDEVEELGGMTKAVASGMPKLAIEESAARRQARVDRGDEVVVGVNKYVAEHPEQVDVLDIDNTKVRESQVARLERLRAERDDEACRAALAALTEGARGDANLLALCVDAARARATVGEMSAAMEEVFGRHQAEVRTISGVYGGAYEGDEGFAQIRAEIDAFAEEEGRRPRILVVKMGQDGHDRGAKVIATAFADLGFDVDVGPLFQTPAEVARDAVENDVHVVGVSSQAAGHKTLVPQLVQALADAGGADIKVVCGGVIPPQDYEALEAAGVAAIFGPGTNIPKAAAKVLALL
- the meaB gene encoding methylmalonyl Co-A mutase-associated GTPase MeaB, which codes for MAERTMTQGVDELAAGIRSGDRRALARAITLVESSRPDDQERAAALLDELVADAGGALRVGITGSPGVGKSTFIEAYGLHLVETGHKVAVLAVDPSSQRTGGSILGDKTRMPGLASSPDAFIRPSPSGATLGGVARRTREAVTLCEAFGFDVVIIETVGAGQSEGTVADLVDVFVLLVGPGGGDDLQGIKRGIMELADVLVVTKADGDLAATARHTAGDYRHALELLRPKEGAGAAPVLACSSLAGEGIAEVADTVAGLRADWAASGRLTELRAGQAAAWMWNDVQARLSEAVHSHPAVVRLAPELEAQVTAGTLSPTTAARRLLDAFRPDAPS
- a CDS encoding PD40 domain-containing protein, with product MKGKRGAFVLLLGLVAVSLVEAGKATAAGPPTIERVSVSDAEAQAGGESRDTPAMSADGRYVAFTSGALDLEPPPVGQPRGVYVRDTMQGTTERINVTHDGGPANDVTDFDVGISADGRFVVFTSRASNIVPGDTNGRLDVFVRDRQLQTTERVSVSSTGVEAAADSNHPVISANGRFVAFGSYASTWSPEDTDTKKDFYVRDRVARTTSLVKVRPSGVSHSVNYEAVTSIADDGRTLALYTDSKLRSDDTNGRVDAYLIDLVAHTNLPLNRSATAFGNGRSSNAQVSADGRYVVFESESSNLVTDDTNGTGDVFVRDLVAQETTRVSVNGAGGQGNGHSGYPAISADGRHVAFRSAASNLVVDDTNAAFDVFVRNLATGATRRISTDAAGVEGNGVSESPVMSADGRAVAFTSDATNLVPDDTNATTDVFLVRTPVSGNPAVQFTKAAVQTSVLAGAVIEYTLTIANTGDVPLTGMVIADPAALDCAGPVPDLAAGAETAVECSYTTTPDDVGTYTNVATLATEELPPAASNAVGVSVVAAPALAVTASADQDEVSSGDVIDLYVTVTNTGNVPVTNVVVDDPSAPACATTVPSLAVGAAQVVSCAYTTTPDDVGTYTTVASARSDQTPSVSSDPVEVTVHIRRQPDLKVRRHGGPRIGDDVYGGAAADQAVVVERPAGGAAEFFFSVQNDGHRADRFTIDRVEPGRRAVRFYAGRSDRDITDEVLSGTYRTARLVVGASSTIRLEMAVPPTAASGADRPVTLRATISGSPGTVDTARALVHVR
- a CDS encoding sulfatase-like hydrolase/transferase; protein product: MADMAAPGTAHVADRVPAERAGAGVPWTRRVAARLELRRVLGYDALSLLALSGLAVAQPLLDLFGKNPEFFVAAEATRGQVVAFGLAIAFAIPLLGVLLELVAHAIGPRVGAVVHAVLIGVLGTAFGATVARQFDFSSNLPVVGVSLAIGGAILLAEQRSKAMRLGLRYLALAPVLFLGLFLLTSGTSRLLWEDEAQAATGVAVEDPRPVVMVVFDELPVASLMGEDGQIDATRFPNFARLADQSTWFRNATSLSPNTPGSVPTIESGLEPAPGALPTSIDYPRNLFTLLGGSYDMDVTETITQLCPTTVCVRVEEASAEGWLPGLGRALEDASVVYGHATLPPSLREGLPGVDQSWGGFIEDAGDPDDIDGGGPTATTTPPATTATTRPGINDFMTARNQQMSATQPHGTGELLRRMSERVGPETESRLYFVHDGLFPHFNWLTTPDGRTYRGKGGPPGSVDGDWGNDEFLIRQAQQRHLLQVGYADTLLGGLIDRLEEQGIWDDAVVVVTADHGISFTAGQPKRTPTDEIVDEIYRIPVFVRVPGEREGEVDDTNVLNTDLLPTLVDVLGIDTDWEFDGRSLFGDEPPPADKPVFYASGPDDVSSSLDGLFAVVERNHERFPEPGWRGVAAVGRLGEYVGRPVSELTVSAVDLVDPDARWRLEHPERFQGLAAEGGSVPLVINGTLALGAGAEPYESALVVLNGTVAGVAGDFEPEGDHWTFSALLDFQQFQEGDNEVELLLVGGGGGDAPTFLRVPLA